A stretch of the Chelonoidis abingdonii isolate Lonesome George chromosome 11, CheloAbing_2.0, whole genome shotgun sequence genome encodes the following:
- the TMEM59L gene encoding transmembrane protein 59-like, protein MRRAGMAGPLLALCLALASAAGPGASFSAPLGDIGACQKRCGHPPGAARDAVLNACYRGCRLFSICHFVDASAELNTTRAECESACVEAYGSAEEQFGCTTGCRKQLPETQSWKDKSLELQPVSFSMFDLVSSFCNDIVSSAQSFISSTWTFYLQADDGKVVVFQSQPEIEYPVPEAPASKSELMEKSWPVSSPNALKAHTGPQEKLEKPPLKEPKSKTKLQHLETQQPEHDFLGCMSKRSGLPRWILAACLFLSIMVMLWLSCASLVTAPDQHVKTQPLSINGDKEDLEDLDGSTPFSLHPVIAVTICPAEDNEEAGPLPVKVDLDKTVL, encoded by the exons ATGCGAAGGGCCGGGATGGCGGGGCCCCTGCTCGCCCTCTGCCTGGCGCTGGCATCCGCCGCGGGCCCCGGGGCTTCCTTCTCCGCGCCGCTGGGGGACATCGGCGCCTGCCAGAAGCGCTGCGGCCACCCCCCAGGCGCAGCCCGG gATGCTGTGCTCAACGCCTGTTACCGAGGGTGCCGGCTGTTCTCCATCTGTCACTTTGTGGATGCAAGCGCCGAGCTGAACACAACCAGAGCCGAATGTGAATCAG CTTGTGTCGAAGCCTATGGCAGCGCCGAGGAGCAGTTCGGCTGCACAACTGGATGCAGGAAGCAGCTGCCCGAGACGCAGAGCTGGAAAGACAAG AGTCTGGAGCTGCAACCTGTGTCCTTCTCCATGTTTGACTTGGTCTCCAGCTTTTGCAACGACATCGTCAGCTCTGCCCAGAGCTTCATCTCCTCCACCTGGACCTTCTACCTGCAGGCAGATGATGGCAAAGTGGTGGTGTTCCAG TCCCAGCCGGAGATCGAGTACCCGGTGCCCGAGGCGCCAGCATCCAAGTCGGAGCTGATGGAGAAGTCCTGGCCTGTGTCCAGTCCTAACGCCCTGAAGGCCCACACAG GCCCCCAGGAAAAGCTGGAGAAACCCCCCCTGAAAGAGCCAAAGAGCAAAACGAAGCTCCAGCACCTGGAGACTCAACAACCAGAGCACGACTTCCTGGGCTGCATGTCCAA GCGCTCAGGCCTTCCTCGCTggatcctggctgcctgcctctTCCTCTCCATCATGGTGATGCTGTGGCTGAGCTGCGCCAGTCTGGTGACCGCCCCGGACCAGCACGTCAAGACCCAG CCGCTGAGCATTAACGGCGATAAAGAGGACCTGGAGGACCTGGACGGCTCGACCCCCTTTTCTCTGCACCCCGTGATCGCTGTCA